Genomic segment of Tiliqua scincoides isolate rTilSci1 chromosome 1, rTilSci1.hap2, whole genome shotgun sequence:
agagagagagagagagagagagagagagagagagagagatgcttgtgCAATATATAGATACCCCTTGTTGCACCAGAATAGGTAATTTTCCAATATTGGATTCTGTATATGTGAAGAGGGCATCGGGAAAGCTGCTGACTATTATAAGATGGCCAGCTTTGCCTGTGTGATGAACATGTAAAACTTGTTGCTCTGATAGGACCTACATTAATGGATTTTGTTCATTTTGCAGCCACTGCACTGATGCTATTCCCAGCACTATCACTTCTCTCTGTTGGAGGAATTCTCCTTATCCTCACCAACATGCAGGTCTGATGTTTTCCCTTATGCAtctatggggcgggggggggggggctccatggGGGAGGAGATAAGAGTAGACATTTCTTACAGCCTAACTTTTGGAATCAGTCAGGACTGGGCTAACCATGAAGTGTCACTTTCTTTgggtggcagtgaattccacagtaAGGACTCTTTTTCTCCCTCCAGCTCCATCTCTGTGATTCATTAAAACCTGGAGAAGGGTGCCATTTTTACTTTTTCTTAATGGCGTATTCCTATTGTGCCTCTGTGCGAGTGGAGTGATTGCTCCACTAGCTCAGACTgtcgcaaaggtgccataaagcatgtagCAACAGCATTGGtagtgccagcgggaaggcctgaGCCATCCTACTGGCATCAATGCATGATCCAGTGCACACTGtagcaggtaagctctgtgctaagcagaggggtggggaggggatggaattgagtggggaggaatgggggattGGTTCTCATAAGGGGTGGAATCAGTGGAGCTGGTGTGTGCCATATCATATCCTCCCTTTCATACTGGATCCTCTTGGACTTGCTCTGGTGATTCAGCAGACATAGGTCTGCGTAGACCCATTGCTGCAACTGCGGCTTTCCCCTGAGCAAGATAAGGggtaatgtccccttacctcgaggataCCTCCAAACTgtaaaattcccctgtgggatacggtgcaagcttccctggccctgctggattgggcccaggggaatttcaataggatcaggctgcctgagcccaatcctatgcatgtcttctcagacataagtcccattatagtcagtgggattattctcaggtaagtgtgaataggattgcagcttgtgtctGCCTTTGGAGTCAGAGAACACCAGAGGGTGGAAACAGAAATGGAAGAAGTTATTCTGAGAACggaaaataataaaataacaataaaactttattttttatcccgcctttctccctaacTGGACCCATTGGGCTTCACTTTCCTATTGATCTATTTGTAGCTCTTTCCTCTACAACCATTTGCTTGTAGCTCACAGAGAGTCCAGCCCTTGCTGTTATCCACtgatcactgcagaaaattaatCAATCTGGCTTGTGTTCTTTATTTGTCTCTTCAGGTTGGGAACCTCTTTGGGAAGCATCGCTCAACTGTCATTACCCTCTACAATGGAGCCTTTGATTCTTCCTCTGCTGTGTTTCTTGTCATCAAGGTGGGTGACTATTACTAGAGAATGGAAAAAGTGGTAGCATTGCCGCAGTTTTAGAAAGAAAACCaaaatcctttcccccttccccgcTGTGGACTTTCTGCCTAAGAGAAGATGGATGCTTTGAAGTGCTGCTTGGAGGCTGTCGAGAATCAGCCTAGTTATAGAGCCATCACAGCATCCCTTTTCtgtggcagggaaaggggatgttGGACTCAAACAGTCAAGGCATCTTCTCTTTCTGCCCTTGTCAGCACTGATTGAAAAGTCACAAGCTCTTCAGCTGCCAGAACAGGAGGCTGATTTAACACTGAAAGAAACTGGCAGCCTTCTCAAAAACTGGACAAGAAGGGAGCTAGATCCCGGGATGAGTAGAGGGTGATGATGATGCAACTGGATACAGTGATTGATGTTTGggtgaatggaaggagaaggattaagaaagagaagagaagaaaGACTTCAAAATTTCAAATGCTGACCAAGATCCATCAGAAATGTCTTCTACTCTGTTCCCAAAAATTCCAACAACCACCTGATGTACCTTACCTATTGGTCACCTGGAACCCTACAAAGCTACCAAAAATATCTAGTGAGGGTAGATTAGTCTTCAAAGAATTTAATCTGGATTAACTCCGAACACTTAAAACTAAGAATGTATGTACTACATTTCTCTCTACCCTGCCCCAAATTCCAATAAATTTTCTAGCTATCTTATACCAGCTCATTTGGAAGTCATCCTCTTTTATGCTTTCGAGAGCATTTGTTTAACAAACTATCTGCTATTTTGGTGCAAGACACTGGAGGATTAACACTGACGTTTATAGTGAACCCTGGGATATTTGCAGACTGTTAATCCTGTTACTAGCTAAGTTATATGATAAAGGTCATCCCTGTGCCTTCTGTTTATTCCCCATTCACTTGGAGCAAACAAAACGTGAATATGTGTATCTTTTTTCTGCTGACAGTCtgggttttaaaaatgaaaagcagccttAGGTTACTGTAAGTTTGAACAAAAGAGTTGGGGGGAGAGGAGGTGAGTAGACAAACCACAGGAAGGAAAAGAGGGTAGAagactcttctcccctcccccccacaacatTCCTTGATTTAAACTTGCACCTTTTGGGGCTacttttcatttaaaagaaacaaaccCAAATATCAGGGGAAGATAAATGCAGCCATGTCACCTATGCTTGTCCTGGAATCCTTGGTTTACCAGCTTTCATTCAGTATTCCTAGGAAGCCAGATTGGAAGTTTGTGTCTGGTTAGGAACATAACAGTTCCTATCCTTTGCATGATCACAATATTTACCCTTTGCTTTGAAATTATTTTATTTcagcacctcccctccccccccccaaatctggtctAACAAAGCGAATATACTAGTTCTCAAGAACACCCTGATTGGATTACTAGAGATATGTTCAGCGCCTCATATCGCATGTTTTGTGAATGCAATGGAAAACTGCCTTTAGCAGTCTGCTTGGCTCTTTGGTTGCCAACAGGTTATTAATACTGTCCAGATGTAAACTGAGCTGAAAGATTACATTGATCTGGCACAAGACCACATGAAGACTCCAAGTAGAAAGAAGCGAACAGTCCTTTGCTGACACTAACCAAAGTCCAGCTGCATGATAGAGAAAGGCGGGGAGATGTGCTTGAAACTAGAGGGGTGGAGTGTGGTGTGCTGATGTGACTTCAGCAGAAGAGGAATTAGGAAGCTGGGGCTAAATGGGGAGACTTGATGTCAAATCATGGGAGCTCTGTTCTGTTTGTGGTTCAGCACTCGTGTTAATCATGTTACTTCTCTAACTCATGCTTTAGTTTCCCCAAAGTGGTGAATGGCAAAAGCTGCTCAGAGCAGGGTATATGAGATGGAATTGGTGATGATATTTTATGTCCTGGAGAATAACTGAGGTCCAGAGGCCAGAATCTACTAGGGTTTGCTAACTGCAGCACGTAGAAAATCTCCCACCTAGAGTTTCTCAGGACATGAGCAGGGAGAAAGGCATTGGATCATCCAACATGATGTATAGAAGGAAATTCACTTGAATGGCCAGAGTGGTGGCAGGTGATAAAGAGGGTACTGCTTGACACCGCTGTTTCTCTGGGTTGTGATTATTATCACATGCAGAAGTTCAGAAAAGGGAAATGCAGAGCAGTGGATTGAATACTCGTGTTGTTATAGGATTTAAGAGTGCGCACTTGAGCATCATAATCTAACTGGTGACTTTGTTCTGGAGAATGCACAATAAAAGTAAGAACAGGAAATCATGTTTCTGAATTTAATAATTTATACAGATGAAAAATGAGACTGAATCAAATGAGTAATTGGGCTGGCCCAAGGTATTTTGTTGTCTGAAGTGGAATATGCAAATACTTTCCTCCTACTGGGAAGGGAACACAGTACTAATAAACCACTGGGCCGCTTTCCTGTGAAAGTCCCTTTGAAATAACTGGCAATTAAACCATACTCACAGTAACTATTTTCTCAGTGGATTGTACCCCATGGGTTATATCCACTTCGCTCGCCCTCCCACTCAGTGATGGTTAAAATCTGTCATTTGAGGTACTCCATGTTAGTTCTGAGTCACTTGACCAAAACTGAGCAGTGGTCATCCCACACTGAGAACAGTATAGGCAGGATACCTCAGATATTTCTTGTTTGTCCACAGCTGCTGTATGAGCGTGGCCTCTCGTTGAGTCACATGTTCCTCTTCCTGTCTGCCTGCAGCGCCTGGCACTTGTTCCGCACTTTTTTCCTGATGCCCCGCCGCCATATTCCTTACCCACTTCCGTCAGGATACACATATGGGTAAGGAGCATTTGATGGTAACTCGCTCTGATACCAACTGCCTCCCTTTTGCATTGACCTGTCCTGAATGTGATTTGCTATTAAGGGTGAGGGGTTATTTTGAGGTGAGATCTCAACATCTTGTAGActgttttattttcttatatGTCTTTTGATTAGAAAACACATGTCATAAATTGATAGCCACTTTGGTTGATTTGGCTTTTAACATCACAGTGATTTTGTATTTTCTTGTTGTGGCCTGCTGGTTGAAAGATTAAAACAATCTTTTTTGTATTAATCTGATGTGTAACCATTTGTCTCTATGCATCTGTAGAACTTTAGTTTTAACTTTTTCTATGGAGAGTGTAGGGGAATAAGCCTCATGAGGTGGGTGGGTGTGGACAGATACCCATCATGCTTCTTGTGTTCACAGTGTGAGCTGTCAGAGGAGATCCAGTTCATATCGCACCTACGAGGAAAAACGCAGGCCTGAGAACCTGGGTGAAGATGAGATGCAGGatggtgactcagcactcagAGAGGGAAATGACACCACTCAAGTGATCACTGGCAAAGGTAGAGATTGTGACCAGTTCCCAAGTCTTGTGTTTAGAGAGTCTGACTAGTGGAGCTTCATACAAGCCAGGAATATTGTCAGGAATACAAAGTCTGTTCTTGCTAAATAACCCTTTGGGGTCTACTATGTTGTACTGATAGGTCTTACTCACTTTCTGGTATTGTGGAGGCAGCTTTCTCAGGGATGGCAATTTGTGGAGACTTGAGAGGCATCACCTATCTCTGCTGTGATATGCTAAATTCTCATGCTGTCGGAAAAAATGGACTTTTCTTCACTCTTTTCTCTGAGATTTTGTGTGAAGAGTCTGTGTAAGTGCCTATAGCTGCAGATACCAGAGTATGTTAAGAACAGCATTTTCCTCTGTGAACCTGCCCACTTCCTTTTGGCTGCTAGCTGAGATTCTGTTCTGTATCTCTTCCACCTGCCCACCTTCAGAGGCTAGTTGCTTTGAGCATGCAGGAGAGGGTCTATGGGAGCATGGGCATCTAGACTTTGGGACATGCTCCCACAGGAAATCTGTCCGGGCCCATTTCACCTCCCGGTAATATGTCTGGAGAGCTCTTGGGGCAgacattttatgtttttgtattgtTCTCCTACtggggtttttcttttcttgttttatttgttCTGTGGCTTTAATTATGTTGTTGAGCTTtacttttttttagtttttgtgAAGTGCTTGGGGTGCTAATTTTTCCTAATAGAAAAGTTGATTATTAATCTTAAAGAAATAAATagtgccaataaaggtttatgggtgtgtgtgtgtgtgtgtgtgtgtgtgtgtgtgtgtgtgtgtgtgtgcgcgcgcgcatgcgcGTAGTCATTCCCAAAGGTCTAACTTAACGCTTATTGCCTTAGCACTGCTTTTTGAGCAACTGGGTATGCAAGGTCTGCCTTAAACAAGGCAGCAAGGCCTCCTTTTTGTCTAAATGGACATCTCCATTATTTACAGAATCAAGCCAGCACTCatcactgtcccccccccccatgcttagGAAATGTGGACTAAAGAGAAATTCTTAGAAGAACTCACCTCTTTCACCCCTATCCTTCCTCCTCTAAATCTAGCTATTAATAACTTGGAGTCAACTGTCTTGCCTCACTATTCCAGTCAGAGAATAAGGACTCGTGCTCCTCAAACGGCACAATTCTTACcttgggagtgtcacaaatgtaccataaagcacttttgctccTCCTTGgactgggccggtgcagggatgcGTGCCAGCCCATGGAGATTGTATCTAGCCTCTgcgctgacttggggagggagggttgtgttaGCCAAGCTCgactgatgcaggggtctggagagggtggggaggaggcaggagggaggcattccagggtggtgggagggtggtcctgggggcgggcgggcaggcaggcaggactgggacctggctgttaggTTGGATGCCAACCCCATgccccgagcagcatggagtagcttgaagctgctctgttctcctcagacttgtgccacctcctgaggtggtgcaagtctgagaagacccattggggccgtggtGGCTTAACCAGCAGTAaggggaagaggttccccttacctccagctgagccacttctggccccaatcttttGATGCATACAGTGCACACTTCCTggctgtctgttccagcacaagataggattgtgctgaaagtcaaCTATTTGTTTTTGGGCGATCAGGCAGACAGGAGAAGTTAACTCTAATTTCTTAATTTTTCACTCCTTGAACTCCCTTCAGGACATGAGAACTTTGGTCTGACGTTCCAGCAATAACTTAATTCATATTTCACATCTCATTACTGCGGGCATAGTGTAAATAATATACTAGAGCCCTCTTCACacagctgttcccccccccagttgGGGTCCACAGACTGTCAATCTTTCTATATGTTGAACCAATCTTTTCTCAAAGCAATTTAGCCCATGTGACTTGGGTCAGAAGGGACTCTTCACAATGGTATGTTCAACAGTAAATTCATAACAAAGTAAATTCATAACAAATGAGGACACATCCTGCATTCTGTGACATAAAGATTAATTCAGACTTGACCTCCTTTTaatccccccctttctttttaaagGGGATCCTGGAACTGCACCGAGCTTCAAGGAGCCGACTTTTGGTTCTTTCTGGAGTTGCGTCTTCTCCAAGCTGTTTTTCTGGCATCTGGTGTGgctatctgtgatgcagctgcggCACTATCTCTTCATTGGCACCTTCAATCCCATGCTGGTACAGCTGGCTAATAAAGACCCTGACCTTGGTATGAGGTGTGAATTCAGAGAATGGGGGAATCATTGGGTAGTGATTAATAGGAGCTCTCCTTTTGAGAAAGGAATGGGTCAACAAGACACAGACAGATGTTGAGGCCAAACTGGATATATTAATAAACTTGCTTGGTACTGCCTgttctgttcccccctcccccccagaaatgTAAATAGTAGCTGTAGGAGGCCCCATCCTGGACCAGAACCGTGGTAGGGGGAGGGACTTTAACCTTTAGCCATCACCATCATCCTGGTCCCAACCAAGGCCTCTGTGCAGCTAATGCTTGTATTACTCATGCATGAAGGATCAAATGACATGATTAACATCACATCTAGTCTGACCCAAAGGCGAGCAAGAAGCAAACCCCACTTCAGAAGCACACGTGGGCATAAGTCAGAGTTACCAAAAGGGAAAAACATTTGGATAATAGATTGGAAACGTACAGAGAGAACAGAATGTGGCGCTTCGGACCATAGTAGAACCAAGGAGTTCGGGTTTTAGATTGTTTTGCTTCTGCCTTAAATCTAGAATGGGTTGTACGTATGAAAACCTTGTCAGTTTTTTGTGTTTCCTTGGAAAGATGTTGTTATAATGGTCTTTTAACTCTTCTTTTGCCAACAGTGAGCAGCTATACCAATGCCTTTGCCTACACTCAGCTGTGTGGAGTCCTTTGTGCCCCATGGAATGGGCTTATCCTTGATCGTCACAAACGTGGGAGGAAAAAGGACGGGACTTCTCAAGGTATGTTCTTTGAATTGTGGGGGGTCTCCTTCCTTCATAAGCATGCTCTTTGTTCTCCCTGCCTGTGTTCTCTCTCTCATAGGAGTGTCAAACTCTCTTGCGGACTTGCGTTCTTGTGTTCTGTCGCTGGCCATCACGGTGctgcagtgcatagccttctccATATGCGCCTCCATCCCAGTGCTACCTGTCCAGTATGCCACCTTTATCCTGCAGGTTCTGAGCCGCTCCTTCCTCTATGGGGGCAATGCTGCCTTCTTGGCAATAGCGTGAGTAATTGTGCTCTTTCCTTGAAAAGAGgggatggggggaagagagagggaaggatGACAATGAAATGGAGGGGTTAGATTCTTGGTGTTCAATAATActaggggcacacctgtattacaAGTTTAGAATAATTTGAAACTAGTTTCGAATGTTGTCTTATGTTTCTTCACAAGGGGAATTGTGGGAATTGTAGCTTTATGAGAGGACTAAGAATTGGTTTTTTTGGAAGTTATGTAGCCCCTAGTATAGAATTGCAATTCCAGGCTTCCTTGGGTTACAGCTGGACAGGCATGAAACTAGTTGAAGTTTTTACTTCTAGATATGCACTCAGTTATTTGCACCATTTATATACAAATTACAATAATATTGACATAGAGCTGAAAGAAACCCATTGTGCCATTTACTCCAGGGCTAGCCAGCTTTGGGGGCATGGGTGTTGTGTGCTTCATGGGGATCCTTGTGCTTGACCCAGGCTCAGATGAACCATGGATCTGGCCTCTTAATGTTGCTGTTCTGCAGTTATGCTTTGCTGACAGCACCCATAAAAGTGAGAGCTATGCTGGGTCTAATGTACTGTAGAAAGCAGGGGTAAAGCTAGGTCTTGTCTATAGATAGGTCCCCTAGATCTTGACCTAGGTCCTGTCTGAGTGCAAGGTTGCTGATTGTTTCCTGCTAGTATATGGGAAGGTAGATTTGAAAGTGTTTTCTCGGGCCAAGTTCCATTTTGGCATGGACTTTTCCTTTAAGCATCTCCTGAATTAAACCTGTCAGGCACCACAGAGTCTTCCCCTGAGCTGCCCTTGTAGTGCAGGTGCCATGAAATATTGATGCAGACACTGCCAGTGTTCTGCCCTGTTCCTTGACCCTACAAGAGAAGCTGCATCTGCTGTCCTGCCGCCTGATGAGATGGAATGAAAGAGACACAGAAGAAGGGCAAAGGTCAGAGTGAGAGGTGGACTAGGGGCAGAGCAGTGCCAAGGCACAGTAAGGAGGAGAGGCCTCTGAGAAATTCCATTTCACTTTTTGCGAAAGCttctcatttttttcccttcatatcTTGACAGCTTCCCCCTGGAACACTTTGGGAAACTCTATGGTCTGGTGATGGGACTCTCAGCTGTGGTGTCTCTCCTGCAGTACCCCTGCTTTGCACTCATCAAGGGTCCACTCAAGGGGGATGCCTTTTATGTGAGTGTCTGAACTCCAATGAGTCTGTCCCATTATGTGCCAGTTTGTGCTCCAAACACAGTCCCCTGTTACATGAGGAACAGTGATTTGAGTGCAGACAATGGGGTGTGTGTATTTGTGGAGCTAAGAGAGCTGAATTAAAATGATCCCTCATAGTGGGTCCATCCGCATTGTAGGAAGGACCAGCTGAGAAGGAAAACAGAGGTCCTGTATCTGTAATAGCTGTGAAGTAGGAAGTAGGAATCTTGGCAGGTGTAGCCTTTCCTAACTTGCAAGCTGCACTTATCAAAATGTCCCGTTCTGCAGGAATTGCACTCTCCCAAGCTTTGTCTTCCTACCTGTAAAACAGTATAAACAATGGTTGAACTTTTAGGCATACGCCAAGAGGATGAACATAGTGAAGACTGGAAAGTACTGTATATACTGACAGTGCTATATAACTGAATAATAAGTATGGAAATGACATATGCAGGGGAACTTTAAGCAACACTGCAGTGTCGGCTATCCTCTGTGCCCAACCAGAACTATGTCTTATGGCTGGCCATATTTGAACTGAGCTGGGAGACCTTGAGACCAGTGACATGAGTGGGAGGACATGGAACTTGGTACCAGACATACAAGTAGAAAGTACTGTTTTATTTGACTAGGCTAGGAAGTCCCCTATTTATTGTAAGTCCTGGTCAATCCACTGGCTTCATACTGCTTGCCAGTCTCAGTGACTGATGTAGTTGTTAC
This window contains:
- the SLC43A3 gene encoding equilibrative nucleobase transporter 1 isoform X1; translation: MTPQISQEVQMGNWAARWQAQSHSGSETELPQDQQGSAPNTMEYRGAGMAKRLATLISGLVECMCFAGVIFGWASLVYVLKDLRYFRDLCISPVNQTTNVTDCSAQDEQFSLIFTIGSFMNNFMTFPTGYIFDRFGTTVARLLAISSYTTGTLLIAFSSAATALMLFPALSLLSVGGILLILTNMQVGNLFGKHRSTVITLYNGAFDSSSAVFLVIKLLYERGLSLSHMFLFLSACSAWHLFRTFFLMPRRHIPYPLPSGYTYGVSCQRRSSSYRTYEEKRRPENLGEDEMQDGDSALREGNDTTQVITGKGDPGTAPSFKEPTFGSFWSCVFSKLFFWHLVWLSVMQLRHYLFIGTFNPMLVQLANKDPDLVSSYTNAFAYTQLCGVLCAPWNGLILDRHKRGRKKDGTSQGMFFELWGVSFLHKHALCSPCLCSLSHRSVKLSCGLAFLCSVAGHHGAAVHSLLHMRLHPSATCPVCHLYPAGSEPLLPLWGQCCLLGNSLPPGTLWETLWSGDGTLSCGVSPAVPLLCTHQGSTQGGCLLCEYWPRSLNAAGFCQPINSVVGM
- the SLC43A3 gene encoding equilibrative nucleobase transporter 1 isoform X3 gives rise to the protein MEYRGAGMAKRLATLISGLVECMCFAGVIFGWASLVYVLKDLRYFRDLCISPVNQTTNVTDCSAQDEQFSLIFTIGSFMNNFMTFPTGYIFDRFGTTVARLLAISSYTTGTLLIAFSSAATALMLFPALSLLSVGGILLILTNMQVGNLFGKHRSTVITLYNGAFDSSSAVFLVIKLLYERGLSLSHMFLFLSACSAWHLFRTFFLMPRRHIPYPLPSGYTYGVSCQRRSSSYRTYEEKRRPENLGEDEMQDGDSALREGNDTTQVITGKGDPGTAPSFKEPTFGSFWSCVFSKLFFWHLVWLSVMQLRHYLFIGTFNPMLVQLANKDPDLVSSYTNAFAYTQLCGVLCAPWNGLILDRHKRGRKKDGTSQGMFFELWGVSFLHKHALCSPCLCSLSHRSVKLSCGLAFLCSVAGHHGAAVHSLLHMRLHPSATCPVCHLYPAGSEPLLPLWGQCCLLGNSLPPGTLWETLWSGDGTLSCGVSPAVPLLCTHQGSTQGGCLLCEYWPRSLNAAGFCQPINSVVGM
- the SLC43A3 gene encoding equilibrative nucleobase transporter 1 isoform X4, producing MTPQISQEVQMGNWAARWQAQSHSGSETELPQDQQGSAPNTMEYRGAGMAKRLATLISGLVECMCFAGVIFGWASLVYVLKDLRYFRDLCISPVNQTTNVTDCSAQDEQFSLIFTIGSFMNNFMTFPTGYIFDRFGTTVARLLAISSYTTGTLLIAFSSAATALMLFPALSLLSVGGILLILTNMQVGNLFGKHRSTVITLYNGAFDSSSAVFLVIKLLYERGLSLSHMFLFLSACSAWHLFRTFFLMPRRHIPYPLPSGYTYGVSCQRRSSSYRTYEEKRRPENLGEDEMQDGDSALREGNDTTQVITGKGDPGTAPSFKEPTFGSFWSCVFSKLFFWHLVWLSVMQLRHYLFIGTFNPMLVQLANKDPDLVSSYTNAFAYTQLCGVLCAPWNGLILDRHKRGRKKDGTSQVHSLLHMRLHPSATCPVCHLYPAGSEPLLPLWGQCCLLGNSLPPGTLWETLWSGDGTLSCGVSPAVPLLCTHQGSTQGGCLLCEYWPRSLNAAGFCQPINSVVGM
- the SLC43A3 gene encoding equilibrative nucleobase transporter 1 isoform X2; its protein translation is MTPQISQEVQMGNWAARWQAQSHSGSETELPQDQQGSAPNTMEYRGAGMAKRLATLISGLVECMCFAGVIFGWASLVYVLKDLRYFRDLCISPVNQTTNVTDCSAQDEQFSLIFTIGSFMNNFMTFPTGYIFDRFGTTVARLLAISSYTTGTLLIAFSSAATALMLFPALSLLSVGGILLILTNMQVGNLFGKHRSTVITLYNGAFDSSSAVFLVIKLLYERGLSLSHMFLFLSACSAWHLFRTFFLMPRRHIPYPLPSGYTYGVSCQRRSSSYRTYEEKRRPENLGEDEMQDGDSALREGNDTTQVITGKGDPGTAPSFKEPTFGSFWSCVFSKLFFWHLVWLSVMQLRHYLFIGTFNPMLVQLANKDPDLVSSYTNAFAYTQLCGVLCAPWNGLILDRHKRGRKKDGTSQGVSNSLADLRSCVLSLAITVLQCIAFSICASIPVLPVQYATFILQVLSRSFLYGGNAAFLAIAFPLEHFGKLYGLVMGLSAVVSLLQYPCFALIKGPLKGDAFYVNIGLVVLMLLAFVNPLTVWLECKRRQKKPATTPSTETTI